Proteins from a genomic interval of Gadus macrocephalus chromosome 2, ASM3116895v1:
- the dctn5 gene encoding dynactin subunit 5, which translates to MELSEILYNKAEYIETASGNKVSRQSVLCGSQNIVLNGKTIVMNDCIIRGDLANVRVGRHCVVKSRSVIRPPFKKFSKGVAFFPLHIGDHVFIEEDCVVNAAQIGSYVHIGKNCVIGRRCVLKDCCKILDNTVLPPETVVPPFTVFSGCPGLFSGELPECTQDLMIDVTKSYYQKFLPLSQI; encoded by the exons ATGGAATTATCTGAAATCCTGTATAACAAAGCAGAATATATTGAAACG GCTTCAGGCAACAAAGTGAGCAGACAGTCTGTGCTATGTGGAAGCCAGAACATTGTACTCAATGGAAAA ACTATTGTAATGAACGACTGCATCATCAGAGGTGATTTGGCCAATGTTAGGGTGGGAAGACATTGTGTTGTCAAGAGCCGAAGCGTAATCAGACCACCTTTCAAAAAGTTCAGCAAAGG AGTTGCTTTTTTCCCTCTGCATATAGGGGACCATGTGTTCATCGAGGAAGACTGTGTTGTCAATGCCGCTCAGATAGGCTCCTACGTTCACATTGGAAAGAACTGTGTCATA GGCCGTCGTTGCGTGCTGAAGGACTGCTGTAAGATCCTCGACAACACGGTGCTGCCCCCTGAGACCGTGGTGCCGCCCTTCACCGTATTCTCCGGCTGCCCAG GGCTATTCTCTGGGGAGCTCCCCGAATGCACCCAAGACCTGATGATAGACGTGACCAAAAGCTACTACCAGAAGTTCCTGCCCCTCAGCCAAATCtaa
- the dus1l gene encoding tRNA-dihydrouridine(16/17) synthase [NAD(P)(+)]-like: MPKLQGLEFWRTTLREARYVVAPMVDQSELAWRLLSRRHGAQLCYTPMLHAQVFVRDANYRRDNFYSEVCAEDRPLITQFCANDPEVFLKAALLVQEHCDAIDLNLGCPQMIAKRGHYGAFLQDEWDLLEKMVKLAHEKLSVPITCKIRVFQDVERTVSYAQMLEKAGCQLLTVHGRTKDQRGPLTGIADWEHIKAVRKAVNIPVFANGNIQHLSDVERCIEETGVHGVMSAEGNLHNPALFEGSSPPVWEMAEEYLEVVKTHPPSTLSFVRAHLFKLWHHTLQIHQDLREELGKVKSIEGMTEVSRQLRLRCQEEIAREKEGVAVRPQGDLPFPHWRCQPYIRPPPKELDPNGKSECSEVRITSQKRALEDSDGTPEVLSKNKQKKQARNPYKNWDPESRPKYLMCDQCGHPKGKKCVFDMCRACCKKKAYQDVADCPGHDIRFKTKADRRKAEEEEREEREGSPQGTDPQGTDPHDGPQGTDPHDGPQGTDPHDGPQGTDPHDGPQGTDPHDGPQGTDPHDGPQETNPHGAPQVLPETQATERGHTPP; encoded by the exons ATGCCTAAGCTCCAAGGGTTGGAGTTCTGGAGAACGACGCTGCGAGAGGCACGGTATGTCGTGGCCCCCATGGTGGACCAGAGTGAGCTGGCCTGGCGGCTGCTGAGCCGCCGTCACGGAGCACAGCTGTGCTACACTCCTATGCTGCATGCCCAGGTGTTTGTCCGCGATGCCAACTACAGGAGGGATAACTTTTATTCCGAGGTCTGCGCTGAGGACCGACCGCTCATCACACAG TTCTGTGCCAACGACCCGGAGGTCTTCCTGAAGGCGGCCCTGCTGGTCCAGGAGCACTGCGACGCCATCGACCTTAACCTGGGCTGCCCTCAGATGATCGCTAAGAGAG GGCACTACGGGGCGTTCCTCCAAGACGAATGGGATCTGCTGGAGAAGATGG TGAAGCTGGCCCATGAAAAGCTGTCTGTGCCGATCACCTGCAAGATCCGCGTGTTCCAGGACGTAGAGAGGACCGTGAGCTACGCACAGATGCTTGAGAAGGCAGGCTGTCAG TTGCTAACGGTACACGGCCGCACCAAGGACCAGAGGGGCCCTCTGACGGGGATAGCCGACTGGGAACACATCAAGGCCGTACG GAAGGCCGTGAACATCCCCGTGTTTGCTAATGGTAACATACAGCATCTGAGCGACGTGGAGCGATGCATCGAGGAGACCGGGGTCCACGGCGTCATGAGCGCAg AGGGGAACCTCCACAACCCAGCGCTGTTCGAGGGGAGCAGCCCCCCCGTGTGGGAGATGGCGGAGGAGTACCTGGAGGTGGTGAAGACCCATCCCCCCAGCACCCTGTCCTTCGTGCGCGCCCACCTCTTCAAGCTGTGGCACCACAC ACTACAGATCCACCAGGACCTCCGGGAGGAGCTGGGCAAGGTGAAGAGCATCGAGGGGATGACGGAGGTCAGCAGACAGCTGCGACTGCGTTGCCAA GAGGAGATCgccagagagaaggagggggtcGCGGTGAGGCCTCAGGGGGACCTCCCCTTCCCTCACTGGAGGTGCCAGCCATACATCAGACCACC GCCTAAAGAGTTGGACCCAAACGGTAAGAGCGAGTGCTCCGAGGTGAGGATCACGAGTCAGAAGAGGGCGCTGGAGGACTCTGACGGGACGCCTGAGGTCCTGTCCAAAAACAAGCAGAAGAAGCAGGCCCGCAACCCCTACAAGAACTGGGACCCTGAGAGCAGGC CAAAGTACTTGATGTGTGACCAGTGTGGCCACCCAAAG GGAAAGAAGTGCGTGTTCGACATGTGTCGCGCGTGCTGCAAGAAGAAGGCCTACCAGGACGTGGCCGACTGCCCAG GCCACGATATCCGGTTCAAGACCAAAGCAGACCGACggaaagcagaggaggaggagagggaggagagggagggcagcCCGCAGGGGACGGACCCCCAGGGGACGGACCCCCACGACGGCCCCCAGGGGACGGACCCCCACGACGGCCCGCAGGGGACGGACCCCCACGACGGCCCGCAGGGGACGGACCCCCACGACGGCCCCCAGGGGACGGACCCCCACGACGGCCCCCAGGGGACGGACCCCCACGACGGCCCCCAGGAGACGAACCCCCACGGTGCCCCCCAGGTCCTCCCAGAGACACAGGCCACAGAGCGGGGCCACACACCTCCATGA
- the gps1 gene encoding COP9 signalosome complex subunit 1 — MPLPVQVFNFQGPVEPMQIDADPQEDQQNAPDINFVVENPTLDLEQYASSYSGFMRIERLQFIAEHCPQLRVEALKMALSFVQRTFNVDSYEEVHRKLAEATREAPGEAEAAAEGAVVPPPLDTAWAESTRKKALLKLEKLDTDLKNYKGNSIKESIRRGHDDLGDHYLDCGDLSNALKCYSRARDYCTSAKHVINMCLNVIKVSVYLQNWSHVLSYVSKAESTPEIAEQRGERDSQNQAVLAKLKCAAGLAELASHKYKAAAKCFLQTSFDHCDFPELLSPSNVAVYGGMCALATFDRQELQRNVISSSSFKLFLELEPQIRDIIFKFYESKYASCLKLLDEMKDNLLLDIYLAPHVRTLYTQIRNRALIQYFSPYASADMTKMAQAFNTSVAALEDELTQLILEGLINARIDSHSKILYARDVDQRSTTFEKSLIMGKEFQRRAKAMILRAAVLRNQIHVKSPPREGSQGELTPANSQTRMSTNM, encoded by the exons ATGCCGTTGCCTGTGCAGGTCTTCAACTTTCAG GGCCCAGTGGAGCCCATGCAGATAGACGCAGACCCCCAAGAGGACCAGCAGAATGCTCCAGACATCAACTTCGTAGTGGAGAACCCAACACTG GACCTGGAGCAGTACGCCTCCAGCTACAGCGGCTTCATGCGCATCGAGCGGCTGCAGTTCATCGCGGAGCACTGCCCGCAGCTCCGCGTCGAGGCCCTCAAGATGGCGCTCTCCTTCGTCCAGAGGACCTTCAACGTGGACTCGTACGAGGAGGTCCACCGCAAGCTGGCCGAGGCCACGAG agaagcCCCCGGGGAGGCCGAGGCGGCGGCAGAAGGGGCCGTGGTGCCTCCGCCGTTGGACACGGCCTGGGCCGAATCCACCCGGAAGAAAGCCTTGCTGAAGCTGGAGAAGCTGGACACCGACCTCAAGAACTACAAGGGCAACTCCATCAAAGAGAGCATCAG gaggGGTCATGATGACTTGGGGGATCACTACCTGGACTGCGGCGACCTAAGCAACGCACTCAAGTGCTACTCCAGAGCCAGAGACTACTGCACCAGCGCCAAGCACGTCATCAACATGTGTCTTAACGTCATCAAG GTCAGCGTTTACCTCCAGAACTGGTCCCACGTGCTGAGCTACGTCAGCAAGGCCGAGTCCACGCCCGAGATCGCAGAG CAAAGAGGAGAACGAGATAGTCAAAACCAGGCGGTTCTTGCCAAGTTAAAATGTGCTGCAG GTCTGGCAGAGCTGGCGTCTCACAAGTACAAGGCCGCCGCCAAGTGCTTCCTCCAGACCTCCTTCGACCACTGCGACTTCCCAGAG CTCTTGTCCCCCAGCAACGTGGCGGTGTATGGAGGCATGTGCGCCCTGGCGACGTTCGACCGACAGGAGCTCCAACGCAACGTCATCTCCAGCAG CTCCTTCAAATTGTTCTTGGAGCTGGAGCCCCAGATCCGCGACATCATCTTCAAGTTTTATGAATCAAAGTACGCCTCCTGTCTCAAACTGCTGGATGAAATGAAG GACAACCTGCTGCTGGACATCTACCTGGCCCCCCACGTGAGGACGCTGTACACCCAGATTAGGAACCGAGCCCTGATACAG TACTTCAGCCCGTACGCGTCGGCGGACATGACCAAGATGGCGCAGGCCTTCAACACTTCAGTGGCGGCGCTGGAGGACGAGCTGACTCAGCTCATCCTCGAGGGCCTCATCAACGCACGCATCGACTCCCACAGCAAG ATCCTGTACGCGCGGGACGTGGACCAGAGGAGCACCACGTTTGAGAAGTCACTGATCATGGGCAAGGAGTTCCAGAGACGGGCCAAGGCCATGATCCTCCGCGCAGCCGTTCTGCGGAACCAGATTCACGTCAAG TCCCCACCGCGGGAGGGCAGCCAGGGGGAGCTCACGCCTGCCAACAGCCAAACCCGGATGAGCACAAACATGTGA